One window from the genome of Oryctolagus cuniculus chromosome 1, mOryCun1.1, whole genome shotgun sequence encodes:
- the RAB6A gene encoding ras-related protein Rab-6A isoform X4, protein MWIFLKYEHVPLVGKTSLITRFMYDSFDNTYQATIGIDFLSKTMYLEDRTIRLQLWDTAGQERFRSLIPSYIRDSAAAVVVYDITNVNSFQQTTKWIDDVRTERGSDVIIMLVGNKTDLADKRQVSIEEGERKAKELNVMFIETSAKAGYNVKQLFRRVAAALPGMESTQDRSREDMIDIKLEKPQEQPVSEGGCSC, encoded by the exons ttggaaAGACATCCTTGATCACCAGATTCATGTATGACAGTTTTGACAACACCTAtcag gcaACAATTGGCATTGACTTTTTATCAAAAACAATGTACTTGGAGGATCGAACA ATcaggctgcagctgtgggatACTGCGGGTCAGGAACGTTTCCGTAGCCTCATTCCCAGTTACATCCGTGATTCTGCTGCAGCCGTAGTAGTTTACGATATTACAA ATGTTAACTCATTCCAGCAAACTACAAAATGGATTGATGATGTCAGAACAGAAAGAGGAAGTGATGTTATCATCATGTTAGTAGGAAATAAAACAGATCTTGCTGACAAGAG GCAAGTGTCAattgaggagggggagaggaaagcCAAAGAGCTGAATGTCATGTTTATTGAAACCAGTGCAAAAGCAGGATACAATGTAAAGCAG CTCTTCCGACGTgtagcagcagctttgcctggaATGGAAAGCACACAGGACAGAAGCAGAGAAGACA TGATTGACATAAAACTGGAAAAGCCTCAGGAGCAACCAGTCAGTGAAGGAGGCTGTTCCTGCTAA
- the RAB6A gene encoding ras-related protein Rab-6A isoform X3 translates to MWIFLKYEHVPLVGKTSLITRFMYDSFDNTYQATIGIDFLSKTMYLEDRTVRLQLWDTAGQERFRSLIPSYIRDSTVAVVVYDITNVNSFQQTTKWIDDVRTERGSDVIIMLVGNKTDLADKRQVSIEEGERKAKELNVMFIETSAKAGYNVKQLFRRVAAALPGMESTQDRSREDMIDIKLEKPQEQPVSEGGCSC, encoded by the exons ttggaaAGACATCCTTGATCACCAGATTCATGTATGACAGTTTTGACAACACCTAtcag gcaACAATTGGCATTGACTTTTTATCAAAAACAATGTACTTGGAGGATCGAACA GTACGATTGCAATTATGGGACACAGCAGGTCAAGAGCGGTTCAGGAGCTTGATTCCTAGCTACATTCGTGACTCCACTGTGGCAGTTGTTGTTTATGATATCACAA ATGTTAACTCATTCCAGCAAACTACAAAATGGATTGATGATGTCAGAACAGAAAGAGGAAGTGATGTTATCATCATGTTAGTAGGAAATAAAACAGATCTTGCTGACAAGAG GCAAGTGTCAattgaggagggggagaggaaagcCAAAGAGCTGAATGTCATGTTTATTGAAACCAGTGCAAAAGCAGGATACAATGTAAAGCAG CTCTTCCGACGTgtagcagcagctttgcctggaATGGAAAGCACACAGGACAGAAGCAGAGAAGACA TGATTGACATAAAACTGGAAAAGCCTCAGGAGCAACCAGTCAGTGAAGGAGGCTGTTCCTGCTAA